A part of Lacinutrix sp. 5H-3-7-4 genomic DNA contains:
- a CDS encoding AraC family transcriptional regulator, which yields MKNIKSINSFPKQIFRLKDLFGGIITEDYGIYTLEFNNTIGNGIVKHYSLNEGSTVLDFNITLNEDIVYKIGENESNLLFFAYCTEGNTYFKSPKNEKYIKIEELRPSIIGAFKNEKNQINIKKDIKFIFNLITIDKDNYFNKFCKNPIEKTIQLDQLLRAFEALESKVFKSSYNLKIADFLRHANTIKIDNSIANVLKIESNYQHILALHIDQFYTEMFDEHSVATLSKFELQKIRQITEHIISNPEVQHSISSLCSKITMSPAKLQEGFKGMHDTTVADFVRNVRIDKAEKLLAETDLNISEIVYSIGLTSRSYFCKIFKSKYNCSPKRYRKIIRSKPVT from the coding sequence ATGAAAAATATAAAGAGTATTAATTCTTTTCCTAAACAAATATTTAGGTTAAAAGATTTATTTGGAGGTATAATTACCGAGGATTACGGTATCTACACATTAGAGTTTAATAATACCATAGGAAATGGTATAGTAAAACATTATAGCTTAAATGAAGGTAGTACAGTTTTAGATTTTAATATAACCTTAAACGAGGATATTGTTTATAAAATAGGAGAAAACGAAAGTAACTTATTATTTTTTGCTTATTGTACCGAAGGTAATACTTACTTTAAATCGCCAAAAAATGAAAAATATATTAAAATTGAAGAACTTAGGCCAAGTATAATTGGTGCATTTAAAAATGAAAAAAATCAAATTAACATTAAAAAGGACATTAAATTTATTTTTAATTTGATTACCATAGATAAAGACAATTATTTTAATAAATTTTGTAAAAATCCTATAGAAAAAACAATACAACTAGATCAATTACTTCGCGCTTTTGAAGCACTAGAGTCTAAAGTTTTTAAAAGTTCTTATAATTTAAAAATTGCCGATTTTTTAAGGCATGCCAACACTATTAAAATTGATAATTCTATTGCTAATGTTTTAAAAATTGAAAGTAATTACCAACATATTTTAGCTTTGCACATAGACCAGTTCTATACAGAAATGTTTGATGAACACAGTGTTGCTACATTATCTAAATTCGAATTACAAAAAATAAGACAAATTACAGAACATATTATTTCTAATCCAGAAGTTCAACACTCTATAAGTAGTTTATGTTCAAAAATCACGATGTCTCCAGCAAAATTACAAGAAGGTTTTAAAGGCATGCATGATACAACTGTTGCCGATTTTGTTAGAAATGTAAGAATAGATAAAGCCGAAAAACTTCTAGCCGAAACAGATTTAAACATTTCTGAAATTGTATATTCCATAGGACTTACAAGTAGAAGTTACTTTTGTAAAATTTTTAAAAGCAAATACAACTGTAGTCCTAAACGTTACAGAAAAATAATACGAAGTAAACCTGTTACATAA
- a CDS encoding helix-turn-helix transcriptional regulator, with the protein MAIKATINHDSIKDIVLELSKVLGTDHDEDNNELCFDLPKKLGDGHFRAIEFDFGVGIILADFLINEKMTLTFKKEKINPLKIFLNLDAPIQFIDQEHSTKLNRLESVMVSPSTNECQNFVFNSNKPITFFYIQINRKLFESKVEQFIGDMSEDLETLLRDLNGINKFYYNGYFSLDIAELIEEFKTCELTDFMQSVFLEGKTYEVIMRYLQLYVDKNNSKNSHKLIRQSSIIKIEKAVAIIKKELDVRISVNALAKRVGLNQNTLQSGFKQLFSTSVNEYIRDQKIEYAKNLLEKSDLNITEITYKIGINSRSYFSKLFKERYSVTPKEYLLQCRKRKSKSA; encoded by the coding sequence ATGGCTATTAAGGCAACTATAAATCACGACTCAATAAAAGATATTGTTCTAGAACTTTCAAAGGTTTTAGGTACAGATCATGATGAAGACAATAATGAACTTTGTTTCGATTTGCCTAAAAAATTAGGTGATGGTCATTTTAGAGCTATCGAGTTTGATTTCGGTGTTGGTATTATTTTGGCAGATTTTCTTATTAACGAAAAAATGACGCTTACCTTTAAGAAAGAAAAAATAAACCCTCTAAAAATATTTTTAAATCTTGATGCGCCAATTCAATTTATAGATCAAGAACATAGCACCAAACTTAATAGGCTAGAGAGTGTTATGGTTAGTCCAAGCACTAATGAGTGCCAAAACTTTGTTTTTAATAGCAACAAGCCTATTACATTTTTCTATATTCAAATTAATAGAAAACTGTTTGAAAGTAAAGTAGAACAGTTTATTGGTGATATGAGTGAAGATTTAGAAACCTTACTTAGAGACCTTAATGGTATTAATAAGTTTTATTACAATGGTTATTTTTCACTTGATATAGCAGAGTTAATTGAGGAGTTTAAAACTTGTGAACTTACAGATTTTATGCAATCTGTATTTTTAGAAGGTAAAACATACGAGGTTATTATGAGATATCTACAACTTTATGTAGATAAAAACAACTCTAAAAACAGCCACAAATTAATAAGGCAATCTTCAATTATAAAAATTGAAAAAGCTGTGGCAATTATAAAAAAAGAGTTAGATGTACGAATTAGTGTTAACGCGTTAGCAAAGCGCGTTGGCTTAAATCAAAACACATTACAATCTGGTTTTAAGCAATTATTTTCAACCTCTGTTAACGAGTATATTAGAGATCAAAAAATTGAATATGCAAAAAATCTCTTAGAAAAATCAGATTTAAACATCACCGAAATAACATATAAAATTGGTATAAATTCCAGAAGTTATTTTTCAAAACTTTTTAAAGAACGCTATAGCGTTACACCAAAAGAATACTTATTGCAGTGTCGTAAGCGCAAAAGCAAATCGGCATAA
- a CDS encoding arsenate reductase family protein: MSSIATNENEVILYYNSKTSLGKQTLPYIEAAERKIRTVDISLTKITGTQWATLAQKLNLTLSELVNCEHPDFVKNYKTPANLSQEDWIKILNAHPETLKCPILITGNSYNLIETPSKALSFLKVKGKDIDAQNPN; this comes from the coding sequence ATGAGCAGCATAGCAACCAACGAAAATGAAGTTATATTATATTACAATTCTAAAACATCTTTAGGCAAACAAACCTTACCTTATATTGAAGCTGCAGAAAGAAAAATTAGAACGGTAGATATTTCGTTAACAAAAATTACTGGCACACAATGGGCTACATTAGCTCAAAAACTTAATTTAACTTTAAGCGAATTAGTAAATTGTGAGCATCCAGATTTTGTAAAAAACTATAAAACACCAGCAAACCTATCTCAAGAAGACTGGATAAAAATTTTAAATGCACATCCAGAAACTTTAAAGTGTCCTATTTTAATTACAGGAAACTCGTATAACTTAATAGAAACACCATCTAAAGCTCTCTCTTTTTTAAAAGTTAAAGGCAAAGATATTGATGCCCAAAACCCTAACTAA
- the trxB gene encoding thioredoxin-disulfide reductase produces MSSTIEKVKCLIIGSGPAGYTAAIYAARANMKPVLYQGTQPGGQLTTTNEVENFPGYPTGITGPEMMMELQSQAERFETDVRNGWITKVDFSGDVHKVWVNDEKEIHCDTVIISTGASAKYLGLDSEQKYLKLGGGVSACAVCDGFFYKNQEVVIVGAGDSACEEAHYLSKLCTKVTMLVRRDEFRASKIMAERVQKTENIEILFNTETDEVLGDGQVVTGVRVKNNQTNETKEIPATGFFVAIGHKPNTDIFKGYLNLDETGYIINEKPGTSKTNVDGVFVSGDAADHVYRQAITAAGTGCMAALDAERYLAAKDASFEVSTSNYN; encoded by the coding sequence ATGTCTAGCACAATAGAAAAAGTAAAATGTTTAATAATAGGATCTGGACCAGCAGGCTATACTGCAGCCATATATGCAGCCAGAGCAAATATGAAACCTGTTTTGTATCAAGGTACGCAACCAGGAGGACAATTAACAACTACTAATGAAGTTGAAAATTTCCCTGGTTATCCAACAGGTATTACAGGACCAGAAATGATGATGGAATTACAAAGCCAAGCAGAACGTTTTGAAACAGACGTTAGAAACGGCTGGATTACTAAAGTAGATTTTTCTGGTGACGTACATAAAGTATGGGTAAATGATGAAAAAGAAATACATTGTGACACTGTAATTATTTCTACTGGAGCCAGTGCAAAATATTTAGGTTTAGACTCTGAGCAAAAATATTTAAAACTTGGTGGTGGCGTTTCGGCATGTGCTGTATGTGATGGTTTCTTTTATAAAAACCAAGAAGTTGTTATTGTTGGAGCAGGAGATAGTGCTTGTGAAGAAGCGCATTATCTTTCTAAACTTTGTACTAAAGTAACAATGTTAGTGCGTCGTGATGAGTTTAGAGCTTCTAAAATTATGGCTGAAAGAGTACAGAAAACTGAAAATATTGAAATTTTATTTAATACAGAAACCGATGAGGTTCTTGGTGATGGACAAGTAGTTACTGGAGTTAGAGTTAAAAATAACCAAACTAACGAAACTAAAGAAATTCCAGCAACTGGATTTTTTGTAGCTATAGGACATAAACCAAATACAGATATTTTTAAAGGCTATTTAAATTTAGATGAGACAGGTTATATTATAAACGAAAAGCCAGGAACATCTAAAACTAATGTAGATGGTGTTTTTGTAAGTGGTGATGCAGCAGATCATGTTTATAGACAAGCTATTACTGCAGCAGGTACAGGTTGTATGGCAGCCTTAGATGCAGAGCGCTATTTAGCAGCAAAAGATGCAAGTTTTGAAGTGTCAACTTCTAACTATAACTAA
- a CDS encoding GIN domain-containing protein, translating to MIKKLQLTIIALLTIFLSFAQDLEKIKGSRNVVTEITELSPFNRLVIGDDFEIKILQGLAPSVQIEADDNLFNAISYEVQNGSLKFTKLQRITSSKRFNITVIVKDSLNAIELKENAQLTSGNTLLLQDFNLITHANSRTYLTFKAKNFNFTHNDKSKAELNVTADAATLNLKESTSLKALINTANTNISMLKNAYAKIEGDTNDLSITTDNSTNLKAENFTSKNCSLITKDKADVYIDVNNALTLEASGSTQTYIYGSPKIELNKFENSAVLRKK from the coding sequence ATGATTAAAAAACTACAATTAACTATTATTGCATTACTAACTATTTTTTTAAGCTTCGCACAAGATCTTGAAAAAATTAAAGGTAGCAGAAATGTTGTTACAGAAATAACAGAGCTTTCTCCATTTAACAGGTTGGTAATTGGTGATGATTTTGAAATTAAAATTTTACAAGGTTTAGCGCCATCTGTACAAATTGAAGCAGATGATAACTTATTTAACGCCATTAGTTACGAAGTACAAAACGGTAGTTTAAAGTTTACCAAATTACAGCGTATTACATCTAGCAAAAGGTTTAACATAACCGTAATTGTAAAAGACTCTTTAAACGCTATAGAACTAAAAGAAAATGCTCAGTTAACCTCTGGAAACACATTACTGCTTCAAGATTTTAATTTAATAACTCATGCTAATTCAAGAACATATTTAACCTTTAAAGCTAAAAACTTTAATTTTACTCATAATGATAAAAGTAAAGCCGAATTAAATGTTACTGCAGATGCCGCAACTTTAAACCTTAAAGAAAGTACTAGCTTAAAAGCATTAATTAATACTGCCAATACAAATATATCTATGCTTAAAAATGCTTATGCTAAAATTGAAGGAGACACTAATGATTTGAGTATTACTACAGATAATAGTACAAATTTAAAAGCCGAAAACTTTACCTCGAAAAATTGTAGTTTAATTACTAAAGATAAAGCAGATGTTTATATAGATGTAAACAACGCTTTAACTCTTGAAGCTTCTGGAAGCACCCAAACTTATATTTATGGTAGTCCTAAAATAGAATTAAATAAATTTGAAAATAGCGCTGTTTTAAGAAAAAAGTAG
- a CDS encoding PspC domain-containing protein yields MNKTVNINLAGIFFHIDEDAYLKLQRYLEAIKRSFTDSQGRSEIIADIEARISELFSERVKHDKQVISVKEVDDVISIMGQPEDYLVDDEIFEDEPQHKTYSKSKPSKKLFRDTENSYVGGVSAGLGHYFGIDALWIRIIWFLLIFGAGTGVLLYILLWIFIPEATTTSEKIQMTGEKVTISNIEKKIRDGFDNASENLQKTGDKLKETFDNASGTISESVKNIDFNQKSNTIKSSSKSFFDTIADIFMFFLKIFAKFIGVILVFTGAVAVISLIISFLSSNLVDNVHIPGVDFNELSIASGAPFWLFSLLVLFAVGIPFLMLFYLGLKILVNNLKSMGNIAKFTLFGLWLLSIIGLIIIGIKQGLSYKEEAKVIKTEQLYNVTKNDTLFITMQNNDYYAENFRRSFHNFDEGFNESGEKVTYSQGVRLIVKSTRDSVAKIRIERSSRGTTYNVAKDRAENISYNYALVNNELKLDNHFLIPNNNRHRDQKVEVTLYLPVGSHLFADKNTYNYHSNNSYRYNDILDHGMESNFLEVKNNSLLCLDCPNNDDNDDDDFKVRVDINNDNAELKINDEGFEAKNKNSQVVIDDNGVKAKSEKVNVTIDEDGIEISSKQKDN; encoded by the coding sequence ATGAATAAAACAGTCAACATAAATTTAGCAGGTATATTTTTTCACATAGATGAAGATGCATACTTAAAATTGCAGCGCTATCTTGAGGCTATAAAACGTTCATTTACAGACTCTCAAGGAAGAAGTGAAATTATAGCAGATATTGAAGCTAGAATTTCAGAACTATTTTCAGAACGTGTAAAACACGATAAACAAGTTATTAGTGTAAAAGAAGTAGACGATGTAATCTCTATTATGGGACAACCCGAAGACTACTTAGTTGATGACGAAATTTTTGAAGATGAACCACAACACAAAACATATTCAAAATCTAAACCTTCTAAAAAATTATTTAGAGATACAGAAAACTCTTATGTTGGAGGTGTTTCGGCTGGTTTAGGTCACTATTTTGGTATCGATGCCTTATGGATTAGAATTATATGGTTCTTACTAATATTTGGTGCAGGAACTGGTGTTTTACTTTATATTTTACTTTGGATTTTTATTCCTGAAGCCACAACAACTTCAGAAAAAATACAAATGACTGGAGAAAAAGTTACCATTTCTAACATTGAAAAAAAAATTCGTGACGGCTTTGATAATGCTTCAGAAAACCTTCAAAAAACTGGTGATAAGTTAAAGGAAACCTTTGATAATGCTTCTGGAACAATTTCAGAATCTGTGAAAAATATAGATTTCAATCAAAAAAGCAATACTATAAAATCTAGTTCAAAGTCCTTTTTTGATACCATTGCAGACATTTTTATGTTCTTCTTAAAAATCTTTGCGAAATTTATAGGCGTTATTTTAGTATTTACTGGTGCTGTTGCTGTTATTTCACTAATTATAAGTTTTTTATCTTCTAATTTAGTAGATAATGTTCACATTCCTGGTGTAGATTTTAATGAGCTATCTATTGCATCTGGCGCACCATTTTGGCTATTTTCATTATTAGTGTTATTTGCAGTTGGTATTCCTTTTTTAATGCTGTTTTATTTAGGTTTAAAAATACTTGTAAACAATTTAAAGTCTATGGGTAACATTGCTAAATTTACACTGTTTGGCCTTTGGTTACTATCCATTATAGGTTTAATTATAATTGGTATTAAACAAGGTCTATCTTATAAAGAGGAAGCTAAAGTTATAAAAACAGAGCAACTTTATAATGTTACTAAAAACGACACCTTATTTATCACCATGCAGAATAACGATTATTATGCTGAAAACTTTAGAAGATCGTTTCATAATTTTGACGAAGGTTTTAATGAGAGTGGAGAGAAAGTTACTTACTCTCAAGGTGTGCGCTTAATTGTAAAATCTACCAGAGATAGTGTTGCTAAAATTAGAATTGAACGCTCTTCTCGTGGTACAACTTACAATGTAGCTAAAGACAGAGCCGAAAATATTAGTTACAATTATGCTTTAGTTAATAACGAATTAAAATTAGACAACCATTTTTTAATCCCAAATAATAACAGGCATAGAGACCAAAAAGTAGAAGTTACTTTATACTTACCAGTAGGCAGTCACTTATTTGCAGATAAAAACACGTATAATTACCATAGTAACAACTCTTACCGCTATAACGATATTTTAGATCATGGTATGGAGTCTAACTTTCTTGAAGTAAAAAACAATAGTTTATTATGCTTAGACTGCCCAAATAATGACGATAATGATGACGATGACTTTAAAGTTAGAGTAGATATAAATAACGATAACGCAGAGTTAAAAATTAACGATGAAGGTTTTGAAGCAAAAAACAAAAATTCTCAAGTTGTTATAGATGACAATGGCGTTAAGGCAAAAAGCGAAAAAGTAAATGTTACTATAGATGAAGATGGAATAGAAATCTCTTCTAAACAAAAAGATAATTAG
- a CDS encoding PadR family transcriptional regulator has translation MKIENTKAQMRKGVLEYCILSVLKDDDAYVAEILGTLKDAKLLVVEGTIYPLLTRLKNAGLLSYRWEESTSGPPRKYYGLTETGKLFLKELSTTWDELQTAVNTVTPSKNNKNE, from the coding sequence ATGAAGATAGAAAACACAAAAGCACAAATGCGTAAAGGTGTTTTAGAGTATTGCATCTTATCTGTCTTAAAAGACGACGATGCATACGTAGCCGAAATTTTAGGCACACTTAAGGACGCCAAGTTGCTTGTTGTAGAAGGTACAATTTATCCTTTATTAACAAGATTAAAAAACGCAGGACTTCTTAGTTATCGCTGGGAAGAAAGCACCTCTGGACCACCAAGGAAATATTATGGATTAACAGAAACAGGAAAGCTGTTTTTAAAAGAATTATCCACTACTTGGGACGAATTACAAACCGCAGTTAACACCGTTACACCATCAAAAAACAACAAAAATGAATAA
- a CDS encoding DUF4870 domain-containing protein: MNQNNHNNIATFIHLSTFSRFIIPFGNFLGPVILWIMNKEKSQFIDTHGKQAINFQISILLYALTIGVLTVPFFAFNILHDINFLDFNLFNGIHIDMSEPSPLFYIGGSLGFLAVIGFILEIIFIIKASLSARDGELYNYPFTINFIK; encoded by the coding sequence ATGAACCAAAATAACCACAACAATATCGCTACATTCATTCATTTATCTACCTTTTCGAGGTTTATAATACCATTTGGAAACTTTCTAGGTCCTGTAATATTATGGATAATGAATAAAGAAAAGTCACAATTTATAGACACACATGGTAAGCAAGCCATTAATTTTCAAATAAGTATTTTATTATATGCTTTAACTATAGGAGTGCTAACTGTGCCGTTTTTCGCTTTTAACATTTTACACGATATAAACTTTCTAGACTTTAATTTATTTAATGGTATCCATATAGACATGAGTGAGCCTTCACCTCTATTTTACATTGGTGGATCTTTAGGTTTTTTAGCCGTTATAGGTTTTATATTAGAAATCATATTTATAATTAAAGCCAGTTTAAGTGCTAGAGATGGTGAATTATATAATTACCCATTTACAATAAACTTTATAAAATAA
- a CDS encoding DUF4442 domain-containing protein translates to MKLTPKKINAFNMFKLPSVYLTGVRVKSITETSCTVKVKHRWINQNPFNSMFWAVQGMAAELSTGALVLGKIRTSGKKVSMLVSNNNATFTKKATGKIVFTCNDGHLIDDALKKTIETGDGQTFWMQAIGTNEDGVVVSTFNFEWSVRVKN, encoded by the coding sequence ATGAAGCTTACACCAAAAAAAATTAATGCATTTAATATGTTTAAGTTACCATCGGTATACTTAACAGGCGTTAGAGTAAAGTCTATAACCGAAACCTCATGTACTGTTAAAGTAAAACACCGTTGGATAAATCAAAACCCATTTAACTCAATGTTTTGGGCAGTACAAGGTATGGCAGCAGAGTTATCTACAGGAGCATTAGTTTTAGGTAAAATTAGAACATCTGGAAAAAAAGTTTCTATGTTAGTATCTAATAACAATGCAACATTTACCAAAAAAGCAACTGGTAAAATTGTATTTACATGCAACGATGGACATTTAATAGACGACGCTTTAAAAAAAACAATAGAAACTGGAGATGGTCAAACTTTTTGGATGCAAGCTATAGGTACAAATGAAGATGGAGTTGTTGTATCTACTTTTAATTTTGAGTGGTCTGTAAGAGTAAAAAATTAA
- a CDS encoding TIGR00266 family protein: MTAHEIDYRIYGEEMQYVEIELDPQEAVIAESGSFMMMDDGIKMETIFGDGSQKDKGFLNKVLGAGRRILTGESLFITAFYNTLSGKRNVSFASPYPGKIIPINLAECGGKFICQKDAFLCAAKGVSIGIEFSKKLGRGLFGGEGFIMEKLEGDGMAFVHAGGTTAKKELKAGETLRVDTGCIIGFTHNVNYDIEFIGGIKNSIFGGEGLFFAKLEGPGTVYIQSLPFSRLANRVIASLPKGGNSKGEGSILGGIGNLIDGDNRF; the protein is encoded by the coding sequence ATGACAGCACACGAAATAGATTATCGCATTTATGGAGAAGAAATGCAATATGTAGAAATAGAACTAGACCCTCAAGAAGCTGTAATAGCAGAATCTGGAAGCTTTATGATGATGGATGATGGTATTAAAATGGAAACTATTTTTGGCGATGGTTCTCAAAAAGACAAAGGCTTTTTAAACAAAGTACTTGGTGCAGGCCGAAGAATTTTAACAGGAGAAAGTTTATTTATTACTGCTTTTTATAACACTTTATCTGGCAAACGTAATGTCTCTTTTGCATCACCTTATCCAGGAAAAATTATACCTATAAATTTAGCCGAGTGTGGCGGTAAATTTATTTGCCAAAAAGATGCTTTTTTATGCGCAGCAAAAGGAGTGAGTATAGGTATAGAATTTAGTAAAAAACTTGGCAGAGGCTTATTTGGAGGCGAAGGTTTTATAATGGAAAAATTAGAAGGAGATGGTATGGCATTTGTTCATGCAGGAGGAACAACTGCTAAAAAGGAATTAAAAGCAGGAGAAACATTAAGAGTAGATACAGGTTGTATAATTGGTTTTACGCATAATGTAAATTACGATATAGAGTTTATAGGTGGTATTAAAAACAGCATATTTGGAGGTGAAGGCTTATTTTTTGCTAAACTAGAAGGTCCAGGTACAGTTTATATTCAATCGTTACCATTTAGTCGTTTAGCTAATAGAGTAATTGCAAGTTTACCAAAAGGCGGAAACAGTAAAGGAGAAGGTAGTATTTTAGGAGGAATAGGTAATTTAATAGATGGAGATAACAGGTTCTAA
- a CDS encoding MbnP family protein: MKTLKFAFALLLCTIISACSSDDDANNTEDLSGQNGTLTLKFDNGVGDQDFIFGTNYNKSNNESYKVDNLKYIISNIRVKDSNGNIFMYPVENNAFIVDEADGNNAGEIYITLNNVDAADYTEVTFGIGIDQERFALGAEGQGDFLELAEAKGMLWSWAAGYKFIRIDGTYSNNTVANEPLNIHMGSVGSSLDNYKEVSLSFPNTVRVRHDASPEIHIKSDISKVFDGTTTVNFADGYDQVHVDAVETPIIATNISGMFEVHHVHND, translated from the coding sequence ATGAAAACATTAAAATTTGCATTTGCACTCTTGCTATGCACAATAATTTCTGCGTGCTCATCAGATGACGACGCAAACAATACTGAAGATTTATCAGGACAAAACGGAACATTAACCTTAAAGTTTGACAATGGAGTAGGAGATCAAGATTTCATTTTTGGTACTAATTATAACAAATCAAATAATGAGTCTTACAAAGTAGATAACTTAAAATATATTATAAGTAATATTAGAGTAAAAGATAGTAACGGTAATATATTTATGTATCCAGTAGAAAACAATGCCTTTATTGTTGATGAAGCAGATGGTAATAACGCTGGTGAAATTTATATTACACTAAATAATGTAGACGCTGCAGATTATACAGAAGTTACTTTTGGTATAGGTATAGACCAAGAGCGTTTTGCATTAGGAGCAGAAGGTCAAGGAGACTTTTTAGAATTAGCTGAAGCTAAAGGTATGTTATGGAGTTGGGCAGCAGGCTATAAGTTTATTAGAATAGATGGAACATATAGCAATAATACAGTAGCAAACGAACCTTTAAATATCCACATGGGAAGTGTTGGTTCTTCATTAGATAATTATAAAGAAGTTAGTTTAAGTTTTCCAAATACGGTTAGAGTAAGACATGATGCTTCACCAGAAATTCATATAAAATCTGATATCTCTAAAGTTTTTGATGGTACTACAACAGTAAATTTTGCAGATGGATATGACCAAGTACATGTTGATGCAGTAGAAACTCCAATTATAGCTACCAATATTAGTGGTATGTTTGAGGTTCATCATGTACATAACGATTAA
- a CDS encoding cytochrome-c peroxidase, producing the protein MKKIIFFLLGIVCCVSCSNESQVAVYEPIPMVIETPSNFPDIIYNLDNNPITQAGFELGKKLFYEGKLSSNNAIACAFCHEQAFAFTHHGHNLSHGVNGGIGFRNAQPIQNLAYQTSFMWDGSASHLDLQPIIPITSELEMGESLSNIIQKLSAEPYYQEQFTRAFNDGEINTENMLKALSQFMVAMVSSNSKYDKFIRNEDNVTFTALEANGLSTFETKCAGCHASSLFTDQTFRNNGLSINPQLNDLGRYNIGNNLNDLYKFKVPSLRNVEVSYPYMHDGRFTTLEAVLEFYNSGITDNGNVDESLLKDDGTYGIDLSDYEKESLIAFLKTLTDYEFLNDERFAEF; encoded by the coding sequence ATGAAAAAAATAATCTTTTTTCTTTTAGGTATAGTGTGTTGTGTTTCGTGCTCTAACGAGTCTCAAGTTGCGGTTTACGAACCCATACCTATGGTAATAGAAACACCTTCAAACTTTCCAGATATCATTTACAATTTAGATAATAACCCAATTACCCAAGCCGGTTTCGAGCTTGGAAAAAAGTTATTTTATGAAGGTAAGTTATCTTCAAACAATGCTATTGCTTGTGCATTTTGCCATGAGCAAGCTTTTGCTTTTACACATCACGGCCATAATTTAAGTCATGGAGTTAATGGTGGTATTGGTTTTAGAAACGCACAGCCTATTCAAAATTTAGCGTACCAAACCTCATTTATGTGGGATGGTTCTGCCTCTCATTTAGACTTACAACCCATAATTCCAATTACGAGTGAGTTAGAAATGGGAGAAAGCCTTAGTAATATCATTCAAAAACTAAGTGCAGAACCATATTATCAAGAGCAGTTTACACGTGCTTTTAATGATGGTGAAATTAATACAGAAAATATGCTAAAAGCACTATCTCAGTTTATGGTTGCTATGGTTTCTTCTAATTCAAAATATGATAAGTTTATTAGAAATGAAGACAATGTAACATTCACAGCTTTAGAGGCAAATGGCTTAAGTACTTTTGAGACTAAATGTGCTGGTTGTCATGCTTCAAGTTTGTTTACAGATCAAACTTTTAGAAATAATGGGTTATCTATAAATCCACAATTAAACGATTTAGGTCGCTATAATATAGGTAATAATCTCAACGATTTATACAAGTTTAAAGTGCCTAGCTTACGCAATGTAGAAGTAAGTTATCCTTACATGCACGATGGGCGTTTTACTACATTAGAAGCTGTTTTAGAGTTTTATAATTCTGGTATTACAGATAATGGTAATGTAGACGAGTCATTGCTTAAAGATGATGGAACATATGGTATAGACCTTTCAGATTATGAAAAGGAAAGTTTAATAGCTTTTCTAAAAACACTTACAGATTACGAATTTTTAAACGATGA